In the genome of Candidatus Methylomirabilota bacterium, the window CACGCAATGCCCGTGGTGCATCGACGCGCACACGAAGAAGGCGTCGCTCGCCGGCGCGTCCGACGCGGAAATCGCGGAGACGACCTTCGTCGCGATGGCGATGGCCGCGGGCGCGGCGTGGAGTCACGGCGGGCTCGCCCTGCAGTGTCTCCAGGCGCACAAGGGCTGACGGCCGTGCGGTCTCAAAATGATCTCGTCTGGGCCCTCGACCGCGTCGTGTATGCTGAAAGCGAGGAGAGTGCGGCCCATGAGCGAGTGCAAGCACGGCTTGAGGCACGGATGTGTCTATTGTCACGGCCACACGACGGCAACGCCAAAACAACCGAGCCAGAAGAAGCCGACCAAAGCGTCTCGACTGTCCGAAAAGATGAATGACCGGATGACGGCCCTGAAGCGGCGCCTGCGAGAGCTCCGCGGCGAGTAACGACTACCGAGCGAACGCGCCCGCCTGGCGGATGGCTTGCCAGACGCGCTCCGGCGTCGCCGGCATCTCGATGTGCTCCACGCCCAGCTCGGCCAGCGCGTCCACGATCGCGTTGACCACGGCGCCGAGCGCCGGCGTCGTGCCGCCCTCGCCGCCGCCTCTGAGCCCGAGCGGGTTGGACGTCGACGGCACTTCGCTGATCTCGGTCGCGAACTGCGGCAGCACATCGGCGCGCGGCAGGACGTACTCCATGAACGTCG includes:
- a CDS encoding carboxymuconolactone decarboxylase family protein, producing MEFHGVDAKAQFKRMRELVPEAYRAFLEFDAKAFKDGAIPGKTKELIALGIAQITQCPWCIDAHTKKASLAGASDAEIAETTFVAMAMAAGAAWSHGGLALQCLQAHKG